DNA from Parafrankia irregularis:
GGCGCGGGCCGCGGCCAGAGCTGCGTAGGCGAGCATCGACAAGGTGATGTGGGCGTACCAGGCCCGGTAGTCACGGACCTGGTAGTCGTCGAGGCCGCAGGTCTGCTTCGCCTGCTGGAAGCATTCCTCGATCGGCCAGCGAGCCCCGGCCACGGTCACAAGCTGCGCCAGGGTGGTGCGCCGCGGACCGAAACAGACGTAGAACGCCAGCTCCCCGCTGGTGCGGTGGCGCCGGGCGAGCAGCCAGTGCCCCCAGCCCGGCTCCCACCAGACCCGCAGACGGATCTCGACCCTCGCCCAGTCGTAGTCCCGCAGCCCGTGCGCTCCCGCGCCGGCCGAGATCCGGCACCACGCCCGGGCGGGCAGAGCAGCGATCAGCCGGTCGGCGCGTTCCTGCCCACCCACACTGGTGATCAGGGTGTCGTTGCATTTCGTGGCCAGCACATGGGCGCGTTTCTGTTCCTCCAACCAGACCCGCAGATACTTGACCTGCCCATAGGCCTCGTCCGCGGTCACCCAGCCGAACGGCACCCCGGCCGTGATCGCCCGTTCCAGCATCGCCATCGCCTGACGAGGC
Protein-coding regions in this window:
- a CDS encoding IS701 family transposase, with amino-acid sequence MVVEAWAAELDGLCARAGGRFGRAEPRRRVREYVSGLVAGLDRKNGWTLAERAGERSPDGMQRLLRRADWDVDGVRDDVRAFVVDRLGDPAAVLIVDDTGFLKKGTRSAGVQRQYSGTAGRRENCQIGTFLAYRSRWGHALIDRELYLPESWTEDRDRCRAAGVPDEVEFATKPRQAMAMLERAITAGVPFGWVTADEAYGQVKYLRVWLEEQKRAHVLATKCNDTLITSVGGQERADRLIAALPARAWCRISAGAGAHGLRDYDWARVEIRLRVWWEPGWGHWLLARRHRTSGELAFYVCFGPRRTTLAQLVTVAGARWPIEECFQQAKQTCGLDDYQVRDYRAWYAHITLSMLAYAALAAARAGQVKGDPCPPAWA